A single Camelus ferus isolate YT-003-E chromosome 3, BCGSAC_Cfer_1.0, whole genome shotgun sequence DNA region contains:
- the CRHBP gene encoding corticotropin-releasing factor-binding protein: MAPTFKLRCHFILICLMALRGESRYLELREAVDQDPFLLFSANLKRELAGGQLYRRALRCLDMLSLQGQFTFTADRPQLHCAAFFIAEPEEFITIHYDLVSIDCEGGDFLKVFDGWILKGEKFPSSQDHPLPTTERYIDFCESGLSRRSIRSSQNVAMVFFRVHEPGNGFTLTIKTDPNLFPCNVISQTPNGRFTLVVPHQHRNCSFSIIYPVVIKISDLTLGHLNGLQLKKSSTGCGGIGDFVELLGGTGLDPSKMTPLADLCYPFRGPAQMKIGCDNTVVRLVSSGKHINRVTFEYRQLEPYEMENPSGNSIQEFCLSSL; this comes from the exons ATGGCTCCTACTTTCAAACTTCGATGTCACTTCATCCTGATCTGCCTGATGGCTCTAAGAGGGGAGAGCCGGTACCTAGAG CTGCGAGAAGCGGTGGACCAGGACCCTTTCCTACTCTTCAGCGCCAACCTGAAGCGGGAGCTGGCGGGGGGGCAGCTGTACCGCCGCGCTCTGC GGTGCCTGGACATGCTGAGCCTCCAAGGCCAGTTCACCTTCACCGCCGACCGGCCGCAGCTACACTGCGCCGCCTTCTTCATTGCGGAGCCCGAGGAGTTCATCACCATCCACTACGACCTAGTCTCCATCGACTGTGAGGGCGGGGACTTCCTGAAG GTATTTGATGGTTGGATTCTCAAGGGGGAGAAGTTCCCCAGTTCCCAGGATCATCCTCTGCCCACGACTGAGCGGTACATAGATTTCTGTGAGAGTGGTCTTAGCCGAAGGAGCATCAGGTCCTCCCAGAATGTGGCCATGGTCTTCTTCCGGGTTCATGAACCAGGAAATGGATTCACATTAACCATAAAAACAGATCCTAACCTCTTTC CCTGCAACGTCATCTCCCAGACCCCAAATGGAAGGTTTACTCTGGTAGTTCCACATCAGCATCGCAACTGCAGCTTCTCCATCATTTATCCTGTGGTGATCAAAATATCTGATCTCACCCTGGGACACTTAAATGGTCTGCAGTTAAAG AAGTCCTCAACAGGCTGCGGGGGAATTGGAGACTTCGTGGAGCTGCTGGGAGGAACTGGACTGGATCCCTCCAAGATGACACCTTTAGCTGATCTCTGCTATCCCTTCCGCGGCCCTG CCCAGATGAAAATTGGCTGTGACAACACGGTGGTGCGCTTGGTCTCCAGTGGAAAACATATAAATCGTGTGACTTTTGAGTACCGCCAGCTGGAACCGTATGAAATGGAAAACCCAAGTGGAAACAGTATCCAGGAATTCTGTTTGTCTAGTCTTTGA